Proteins encoded in a region of the Chryseobacterium piperi genome:
- a CDS encoding ABC transporter permease, with protein MLLYKLWRSFIKEILLLKRDIGGIVIIFVMPLLLIVTITLIQDSTFKNLEGSKIPIIFVDNDQSDVSQNIKKELENSKTFQLLTHYNEKSAQNAVFSGEYQMAIVIPENLTKDLNSNIDSKVQTIVSSFGLETDSASTKKTISKTKEIHLYFDPATNAGFKNSVMNSVNKMVFEIENKKIYKAFQEQLGTTENLEENKNLISFKEITPTKGNIEIIPNSVQHNVPAWTLFAIFFIVVPLSINLVKEKSQGTSVRVRVSPTPYYIHILGKTFTYLIICIIQFLLMVAVGMYLFPYMDLPAFDVTGKMFYLIIVTLFAGLAAIGFGVLLGTIADTQEQSAPFGATSVVVLAAIGGIWVPVFLMPEFMQHVAKFSPMNWGLNAYYDIILRNSGITDIAKELILLFLFYIAMVTISIFYERKQNAV; from the coding sequence ATGTTGTTGTATAAATTGTGGAGAAGCTTTATCAAGGAAATTCTTTTATTAAAAAGGGATATTGGAGGCATTGTAATTATTTTCGTAATGCCTTTATTGCTCATTGTTACGATTACCCTGATTCAGGATTCTACCTTTAAAAATCTTGAAGGTTCAAAAATACCTATTATTTTTGTTGATAATGATCAATCTGATGTTTCTCAAAATATCAAAAAGGAACTGGAAAACAGTAAAACGTTCCAACTCCTAACCCATTATAATGAAAAATCAGCACAAAATGCTGTTTTCTCCGGAGAATATCAGATGGCTATTGTTATTCCAGAAAACTTAACCAAGGACCTGAATTCCAATATTGATTCTAAAGTTCAGACGATTGTCAGTTCATTTGGATTGGAAACCGATTCTGCCTCTACAAAAAAAACAATTTCAAAAACTAAGGAAATTCATCTTTATTTTGATCCCGCAACTAATGCAGGGTTTAAAAATTCTGTCATGAACTCCGTCAACAAAATGGTTTTCGAAATTGAAAATAAAAAGATTTACAAGGCTTTTCAGGAGCAACTCGGAACCACAGAAAATTTGGAAGAAAATAAGAACCTGATCAGTTTCAAAGAAATTACCCCGACCAAAGGAAATATAGAAATTATTCCCAATTCTGTCCAGCATAATGTTCCTGCGTGGACACTTTTTGCTATATTTTTCATTGTTGTTCCGTTATCCATTAATTTAGTAAAAGAAAAAAGCCAGGGAACCAGTGTAAGGGTCAGAGTGAGTCCAACTCCTTATTATATTCATATTTTAGGTAAAACGTTCACCTATCTTATCATCTGTATTATCCAGTTTTTACTTATGGTAGCTGTTGGAATGTATCTTTTCCCTTATATGGATCTACCGGCTTTTGATGTGACAGGAAAAATGTTCTATCTTATTATTGTAACCTTATTTGCCGGACTGGCTGCCATAGGATTTGGAGTTCTTTTAGGAACAATTGCAGACACTCAGGAACAGTCTGCCCCATTCGGCGCCACTTCCGTGGTTGTTTTGGCGGCAATAGGTGGAATCTGGGTTCCTGTATTCCTTATGCCAGAATTTATGCAGCATGTTGCTAAGTTCTCTCCGATGAACTGGGGATTAAATGCTTATTATGATATTATTTTAAGAAATAGTGGAATTACTGATATAGCGAAAGAGCTTATTTTATTATTTTTATTTTACATCGCTATGGTCACAATTTCTATTTTTTACGAAAGGAAACAAAATGCAGTCTAA
- a CDS encoding 3-oxoacyl-ACP synthase, which translates to MKKIAVCTIQNSKITLNEKVVFSSQDITFQEFAKEAYKSLDLNYPKFHKMDSLSKLAFLSAEMILKNQDKTRTALVFANRSSSLDTDFKYQDSINSKENYFPSPAVFVYTLPNICVGEISIRHQMQTENAFFVLDEFDESFLNNYAQQILDTRKAEKVLCGWVELYQESYKAFVYLLTL; encoded by the coding sequence ATGAAGAAAATAGCCGTTTGCACCATACAAAATTCCAAAATAACCCTTAATGAAAAGGTCGTTTTCTCAAGTCAGGATATAACATTCCAAGAGTTTGCCAAAGAAGCTTACAAGAGTCTTGATCTCAACTATCCTAAGTTTCATAAAATGGATTCATTAAGTAAACTTGCCTTTTTATCTGCTGAGATGATTTTAAAAAATCAGGACAAAACCAGAACGGCGTTGGTTTTTGCCAACAGGTCATCAAGCTTAGATACTGACTTTAAATACCAGGATAGTATCAATTCAAAAGAAAATTATTTTCCAAGTCCTGCCGTCTTTGTTTATACATTACCTAACATCTGTGTAGGAGAAATAAGCATCAGACATCAGATGCAGACCGAAAATGCTTTTTTTGTTCTGGATGAATTCGATGAAAGTTTTTTAAACAATTATGCACAACAAATATTAGACACCCGAAAAGCCGAAAAAGTACTATGTGGCTGGGTAGAACTATATCAGGAAAGTTACAAAGCTTTTGTATATTTGCTCACATTATAA
- a CDS encoding BtrH N-terminal domain-containing protein yields the protein MKLNFEHHQTAHCENGVASNLLRYKGIKLSEPMIFGIGSGLFFVYLPFLKVNFAPGFSYRPMPGAIFSKAAKRLGIKIKRQKFSNPRDAQAALEKNLENNIPTGLQVGVFNLTYFPEEYKFHFNAHNLVVYGKEEGRFLISDPVMDYVTSLSEAELEKVRYAKGALPPKGHMYFPVYIPENINVEEAIKKGIKDTCKNMLAPVPLIGIKAMRWVARSIPKWAEKKGTKVTNHYLGQLIRMQEEIGTGGGGFRFIYGAFLQEAADILKNDQLRELSKEITAIGDLWRDFAVDIARVYKNRNSKSNIYQELSKSMLHIADLEEAFYKKLRKAI from the coding sequence ATGAAATTGAATTTTGAACACCATCAAACAGCTCATTGTGAAAACGGTGTTGCTTCTAATTTACTACGCTACAAAGGTATAAAGCTAAGCGAACCTATGATCTTCGGAATTGGTTCCGGATTATTTTTCGTGTATCTGCCTTTTCTAAAAGTTAATTTTGCTCCAGGTTTCAGCTATCGTCCGATGCCCGGTGCTATTTTTAGTAAAGCGGCAAAGAGACTGGGCATTAAAATTAAGAGACAAAAGTTTTCAAATCCTAGAGATGCTCAAGCAGCGTTAGAAAAAAATCTGGAAAATAATATTCCTACCGGTCTTCAGGTGGGAGTTTTTAACCTTACTTATTTTCCGGAGGAATATAAATTTCATTTCAATGCACACAATCTTGTAGTGTATGGTAAAGAAGAGGGAAGATTTCTCATCAGTGACCCTGTAATGGATTATGTCACTTCGCTCTCTGAAGCAGAACTGGAAAAAGTAAGATATGCCAAAGGAGCTCTGCCTCCGAAAGGACATATGTACTTTCCTGTTTACATCCCTGAAAATATCAATGTAGAAGAAGCCATCAAAAAAGGAATTAAGGACACTTGCAAAAATATGCTGGCTCCGGTTCCTCTTATCGGAATAAAAGCAATGAGATGGGTGGCCAGAAGTATTCCGAAGTGGGCTGAAAAAAAGGGAACAAAGGTTACCAATCATTATCTGGGGCAACTGATAAGAATGCAGGAAGAAATAGGAACTGGCGGTGGTGGTTTCAGATTCATTTACGGAGCCTTTTTACAGGAAGCCGCAGACATCCTTAAAAATGATCAGCTGAGAGAGCTTTCAAAAGAAATTACAGCAATAGGAGATTTATGGAGAGATTTCGCAGTGGATATTGCCCGCGTTTATAAAAACCGGAACTCAAAGAGTAATATCTATCAGGAGCTTTCAAAGTCTATGCTTCATATCGCAGACTTAGAAGAAGCTTTTTACAAAAAACTGAGAAAAGCGATCTAG
- a CDS encoding acyl-CoA thioesterase, which yields MQSKEKNISFSEEIRVRFNETDPLGIVWHGHYIAYFEDGREAFGRAHGLSYLDIQKAGYLTPIVKSTCEHFLPLKYGETFRIETTFVNSVAAKLIFKYELFNQDNKLVCSGETIQVFLDSDGNLCLYNPVFFQEWKDKMKLS from the coding sequence ATGCAGTCTAAAGAAAAAAATATTAGCTTTTCTGAGGAAATCAGAGTAAGATTCAATGAAACAGATCCTTTGGGAATTGTCTGGCATGGGCATTATATTGCCTATTTTGAAGATGGAAGAGAGGCATTTGGGAGAGCGCATGGATTATCTTATCTTGATATCCAGAAAGCCGGCTACCTGACCCCTATTGTAAAAAGTACCTGCGAACATTTCCTGCCTTTAAAATATGGAGAGACTTTCAGAATAGAAACTACTTTTGTTAATTCTGTGGCAGCAAAACTGATTTTCAAATATGAGCTATTCAACCAGGATAATAAACTGGTTTGCAGTGGTGAGACGATCCAGGTATTTTTAGACAGTGATGGAAATCTTTGTTTATACAATCCTGTGTTTTTTCAAGAATGGAAAGATAAAATGAAACTATCATGA
- a CDS encoding beta-ketoacyl-ACP synthase III, with amino-acid sequence MKDVFITKASTYLPNEPVSNDEMESYLGLVNDTPSKARALILRNNQIKTRYYALEKGGKITHTNAQITAKAVEGLFDESFTKEDIQLLSCGTTSADQIQPSHSSMVHGELNIGKSIEINTSTGLCNSGMNAFNYGFLSVKAGVRDNAVCVGSERFSAWMTADKFNHEAENLKLLEERPIIAFKREFLRWMLSDGAGALLLENKPRENSISLRVEFIDFYSYAHEIEACMYSGCEKQEDGSLKSWADYPSDEWLKQSLFALKQDTKLLDQYILVKGAESLRASFDKHQLDPEKIDHVLAHISSGYFKNGLKEEFAKKSMDFPWEKWYYNLSEVGNIGAGSIFIALEELMNSGKLKKGEKVLLCVPESGRFAYSCALLTVC; translated from the coding sequence ATGAAAGACGTATTTATAACCAAAGCTTCAACATACTTACCCAATGAGCCGGTTTCTAATGATGAAATGGAAAGTTATCTTGGTTTGGTCAACGACACACCTTCTAAAGCAAGGGCTTTAATCTTAAGAAATAATCAGATTAAGACAAGATATTATGCATTAGAGAAAGGCGGAAAAATCACTCACACCAATGCACAAATTACGGCAAAAGCTGTAGAGGGTCTTTTCGATGAAAGTTTCACAAAAGAAGATATACAGTTATTATCTTGTGGAACTACCTCGGCAGATCAAATCCAGCCATCTCATTCTTCGATGGTTCATGGTGAGCTAAATATTGGAAAGTCAATAGAAATCAATACATCGACAGGACTTTGTAATTCCGGGATGAATGCTTTTAATTACGGATTCCTTTCTGTAAAAGCCGGTGTACGCGACAACGCTGTATGTGTAGGTTCAGAAAGATTCTCAGCATGGATGACTGCAGATAAATTTAATCATGAAGCGGAGAATCTAAAACTATTGGAAGAAAGACCCATCATTGCTTTTAAAAGGGAATTCCTGAGATGGATGCTTTCTGATGGTGCCGGTGCATTATTATTAGAGAATAAACCAAGAGAAAATAGCATCTCTTTAAGAGTAGAGTTTATTGACTTTTACTCTTATGCTCATGAAATTGAAGCATGTATGTATTCAGGTTGTGAAAAACAAGAAGATGGAAGCTTAAAATCATGGGCCGACTATCCTTCTGATGAATGGTTAAAACAATCTTTATTTGCCTTAAAACAAGATACAAAACTTTTAGATCAGTATATATTGGTAAAAGGAGCAGAAAGCTTAAGAGCTTCTTTTGACAAGCATCAGCTGGACCCTGAAAAAATAGACCATGTATTGGCACACATTTCTTCAGGCTACTTTAAAAATGGACTTAAGGAAGAATTTGCTAAAAAGAGCATGGATTTCCCATGGGAAAAATGGTATTATAACCTTTCGGAAGTGGGTAACATCGGAGCCGGCTCTATCTTTATTGCTTTGGAAGAACTGATGAATTCAGGAAAGTTGAAAAAAGGAGAAAAAGTACTTCTTTGTGTTCCGGAGAGTGGAAGGTTTGCTTATTCATGTGCCTTACTAACGGTGTGCTAA
- a CDS encoding ABC transporter permease, which translates to MKLKEDDIINIHHYLPHREPMLMVDYILELTEEKVVTSFKITDDNIFVHNNKLVEAGLIEHSAQTCSSILGQSFFEGPDIETKVIGFITNIKKIEIFSLPKVGDEITSRASLISQYENICNIFCETFNHDELIIRAEINLFIQKVQQ; encoded by the coding sequence ATGAAATTAAAGGAAGACGACATCATCAATATACACCATTATTTACCTCATCGCGAACCCATGCTGATGGTAGATTATATTTTGGAATTGACTGAAGAAAAAGTCGTAACTTCCTTTAAGATAACCGACGATAATATTTTCGTTCACAATAACAAACTCGTGGAAGCTGGATTAATAGAGCATTCGGCACAGACCTGTTCGTCTATTTTAGGACAAAGCTTTTTCGAAGGTCCCGATATCGAAACAAAAGTGATCGGTTTCATCACCAATATCAAAAAGATTGAAATCTTTTCATTACCTAAAGTAGGTGATGAAATCACGTCAAGGGCTTCGCTTATTTCTCAATATGAAAACATTTGTAATATTTTCTGTGAAACTTTTAATCACGATGAGTTAATAATAAGGGCCGAAATCAATTTGTTTATTCAAAAAGTACAACAATAA
- a CDS encoding beta-ketoacyl-[acyl-carrier-protein] synthase family protein has protein sequence MGHKVAITGMGIISSIGNNVEENFISLHSGKHGISDIQLFETRHAGKIKTGEIKKTNKDLIQQLHLSEDNSFTRTTLLGMVAAKEAVENANISDINSCRTGLISSTSVGGMDITEKYFYNYEDFPEKQKYIDSHDAGNSSLAIADFLGLKGMVSTISTACSSAANAIMMGAKLIKNGVLDRVIVGGTDSLSKFTLNGFNTLMILTDSYNTPFDQNRKGLNLGEAAAFLVLESDEVVKKENKKVLAYLSGYGNANDAHHQTASSENGQGAYLAMQQALKISGIQKDEIDYINVHGTATPNNDLSEGIAMIRIFGEGNVPEFSSTKAFTGHTLAAAAGIEAVYSILAIQRNVIFPNLNFKTQMEEFDLTPVTELKEKNINHVLSNSFGFGGNCSTLIFSKS, from the coding sequence ATGGGTCATAAAGTTGCCATAACAGGGATGGGCATTATTTCTTCCATTGGAAACAATGTGGAGGAAAATTTTATTTCATTACATTCCGGAAAACACGGGATCTCAGATATTCAATTATTTGAAACCCGACACGCCGGAAAAATAAAAACTGGTGAAATAAAAAAGACCAACAAAGATCTTATACAGCAACTTCACTTAAGTGAAGATAATAGTTTTACAAGAACCACTTTATTAGGAATGGTTGCTGCAAAAGAAGCGGTAGAAAATGCGAACATTTCAGATATCAACTCCTGTAGAACAGGCTTAATTTCGTCTACCAGTGTAGGAGGAATGGATATTACTGAAAAGTATTTCTATAATTATGAAGACTTCCCTGAAAAGCAAAAATATATTGACTCTCATGATGCCGGAAATTCCTCATTAGCCATTGCAGACTTTTTAGGCTTGAAGGGAATGGTTTCGACTATAAGTACAGCCTGTTCTTCTGCTGCAAATGCTATTATGATGGGAGCAAAACTTATTAAAAACGGAGTTTTAGACCGGGTAATCGTAGGGGGCACAGATTCTTTATCCAAGTTTACTCTTAACGGATTTAACACTCTTATGATTCTTACTGATTCTTATAATACTCCTTTTGATCAGAACAGAAAAGGATTGAACCTTGGAGAAGCTGCTGCTTTTCTGGTATTGGAGTCTGATGAAGTTGTTAAAAAGGAAAATAAAAAGGTTCTTGCTTACCTTTCAGGTTACGGAAATGCTAATGATGCGCACCATCAGACAGCATCATCGGAAAACGGACAAGGCGCTTATCTGGCTATGCAACAAGCTTTAAAAATTTCCGGCATTCAAAAAGACGAAATAGACTACATCAATGTTCATGGAACGGCAACTCCTAATAATGACCTGTCTGAAGGAATTGCCATGATCCGGATTTTCGGTGAGGGTAATGTTCCTGAATTCAGTTCTACAAAGGCATTTACTGGGCACACTTTAGCGGCGGCCGCAGGAATTGAGGCTGTCTACTCTATTCTGGCGATACAACGCAATGTAATATTTCCGAATTTGAATTTTAAAACTCAAATGGAAGAATTTGATTTGACTCCTGTTACTGAACTAAAAGAAAAAAATATCAATCATGTACTTTCCAACTCATTTGGGTTTGGAGGAAATTGTTCAACTTTAATTTTTTCAAAGTCATGA
- a CDS encoding beta-ketoacyl synthase N-terminal-like domain-containing protein: protein MMKEVYITDYNCVTPLGMNVAENWSALLQNQSGIVLHSIIENQEAVYASMMDTEKLETAFSNNFSELNFTRLEKMFLLCLKPLVERHTITHNTAFILSTTKGNISLLKNQSGLPESVFLSALAQKIADFFGFKTKPIVVSNACVSGVMAIGVAKNLIQSGNYNDAFVIAGDEITEFVISGFNSFQAIGPEPCQPYDKNRSGINIGEATAAAYITGDQYTGQPDEAVSQNEKFRFKILGDSAINDANHISGPSRTGDGLYASIKNAMTEAQLNAEEIDFVSAHGTATIYNDEMEAIAFNRMELQNIPLNSMKGFYGHCLGASGLLESIISMESALHNTLLPSKNFKETGVSQPLHIIKEQQPAEIKYILKTASGFGGCNAAIVLEKC from the coding sequence ATGATGAAGGAGGTTTATATTACGGACTACAACTGCGTCACTCCCCTGGGAATGAACGTAGCTGAAAATTGGAGTGCTTTACTGCAAAATCAATCCGGAATTGTGCTGCATTCAATTATTGAGAATCAGGAAGCAGTCTATGCGTCCATGATGGATACAGAAAAATTAGAAACAGCCTTCTCCAATAACTTTTCTGAGTTGAATTTTACACGATTAGAAAAGATGTTTCTGTTATGTTTAAAACCATTAGTTGAGAGGCATACCATTACCCATAACACTGCATTTATCCTCTCTACTACAAAAGGAAATATTAGTCTGTTAAAAAATCAATCTGGCTTACCGGAAAGCGTTTTTCTTTCTGCCTTAGCACAGAAAATTGCTGATTTTTTTGGATTTAAAACAAAGCCTATTGTTGTTTCCAATGCCTGTGTTTCAGGAGTAATGGCAATCGGGGTTGCAAAAAATTTAATCCAGTCAGGAAATTATAATGATGCATTTGTCATTGCCGGAGATGAGATCACTGAGTTTGTCATCTCGGGTTTTAATTCTTTTCAGGCTATAGGACCAGAGCCTTGCCAGCCTTATGATAAGAACCGTAGCGGAATTAACATTGGGGAAGCAACCGCTGCAGCTTATATAACAGGAGACCAATACACAGGACAACCTGACGAAGCAGTTTCACAAAACGAAAAATTTAGGTTTAAAATTTTGGGAGACTCGGCTATTAACGATGCCAATCATATTTCCGGACCCTCAAGAACAGGAGACGGACTGTATGCAAGTATTAAAAATGCAATGACAGAGGCTCAACTGAATGCAGAAGAGATTGATTTCGTTTCTGCCCATGGAACAGCTACGATTTATAATGATGAGATGGAAGCAATTGCTTTTAACAGGATGGAACTGCAGAATATCCCTTTGAATAGTATGAAAGGATTTTATGGGCATTGTTTAGGTGCCTCCGGCTTACTGGAAAGTATTATTTCGATGGAAAGTGCTTTACACAACACGCTTCTTCCTTCTAAAAACTTCAAGGAAACAGGAGTTTCACAGCCATTACATATTATTAAGGAACAACAACCTGCAGAAATTAAATATATTTTAAAAACAGCCTCAGGCTTTGGAGGATGCAATGCTGCTATTGTTTTAGAAAAATGTTAA
- a CDS encoding ABC transporter ATP-binding protein — protein MAEHIIEIKNLYKKYKNSDEFSVNDISLNISKNEIYGILGPNGAGKTTLISMLSGLIKPSSGHFTINGLSPKKDSSKIKQIIGIVPQEYALYPTLTAKENLLFFGSLYGLKHKTLHKSIDESLERMGLSKFADKKVEQFSGGMKRRCNLIAGTLHNPKVLFLDEPTVGVDVQSKKVIIDFLQELNKNGTCIIYTSHHLSEAEEFCTKIAIIDKGRIHAVGSPEELVTQIATAENLEDVFISLTGKELRDVVV, from the coding sequence ATGGCAGAGCATATTATTGAAATCAAGAATCTATATAAGAAATATAAAAATTCTGATGAGTTTTCAGTCAATGATATTTCTTTGAATATAAGCAAAAATGAAATCTACGGAATTCTTGGCCCAAATGGTGCTGGAAAAACTACTTTGATTTCTATGCTTTCAGGGCTTATAAAACCTAGTTCAGGACATTTTACTATTAATGGATTATCCCCTAAAAAAGATAGTTCTAAAATAAAACAGATTATAGGTATTGTTCCACAGGAATATGCGTTATATCCAACCCTGACTGCAAAAGAAAATTTACTGTTTTTCGGAAGCCTATACGGATTAAAACATAAAACCCTTCACAAAAGCATTGATGAATCGCTAGAAAGAATGGGTTTATCTAAATTTGCAGATAAAAAGGTAGAACAATTTTCGGGAGGAATGAAACGTCGATGTAACCTCATCGCCGGAACACTTCATAACCCTAAAGTTCTTTTCCTGGATGAACCAACAGTCGGAGTAGATGTTCAATCTAAAAAAGTAATCATCGATTTTCTTCAGGAGCTCAATAAAAATGGCACGTGCATTATTTATACTTCCCATCATCTTTCGGAGGCAGAAGAATTTTGCACAAAAATTGCCATTATAGACAAAGGAAGAATTCATGCTGTAGGAAGCCCGGAAGAGCTCGTTACACAAATTGCCACCGCTGAAAACCTGGAAGACGTTTTCATTTCACTAACCGGAAAAGAACTAAGAGATGTTGTTGTATAA
- a CDS encoding phosphopantetheine-binding protein, giving the protein MEDLKLELKHKIIEVLNLEDVSIEEIKDTDPLFGGGLGLDSIDALELIVLLDKDYGIKLSDPKKGKEIFQSIDTMAKFIEENRTK; this is encoded by the coding sequence ATGGAAGATTTAAAATTAGAATTAAAGCACAAAATCATAGAAGTTCTTAACCTTGAAGATGTTTCTATTGAAGAAATAAAAGATACAGACCCTTTATTTGGTGGCGGATTAGGATTAGATTCTATTGATGCTTTAGAACTTATCGTCCTTTTAGATAAAGACTATGGAATAAAATTATCCGATCCTAAAAAGGGAAAAGAGATTTTTCAATCCATCGATACGATGGCAAAATTCATTGAAGAAAACAGAACAAAATAA